In Geminocystis sp. NIES-3709, a single genomic region encodes these proteins:
- a CDS encoding ISAzo13-like element transposase-related protein → MARPKIELAQKVQFSLKDASIKLTGYKKRTFMAQATLDYFGGSPRKAETYMGWSRKTVAKGLEELKTGIICCDNHLCKGRKKIETKFPQLESDIRSLVDDKSQADPKFQTVLCYTRTSARAVKQALIEEKGYLTEQLPSRQTIGNILNRMGYVLKKHKKQNL, encoded by the coding sequence ATGGCACGTCCCAAAATAGAATTAGCACAAAAAGTACAATTTTCTCTCAAAGATGCTTCTATTAAATTAACAGGCTATAAAAAAAGAACCTTTATGGCACAAGCTACTCTTGATTATTTTGGCGGTAGCCCTAGGAAAGCTGAGACTTACATGGGATGGTCACGAAAGACAGTAGCAAAAGGGCTTGAGGAATTGAAAACAGGTATTATCTGTTGCGATAATCACTTGTGCAAAGGTAGAAAGAAAATCGAGACAAAATTTCCACAATTAGAATCGGATATTCGTTCTCTAGTAGATGATAAATCACAGGCAGATCCCAAATTTCAAACAGTACTGTGTTATACAAGAACCAGTGCCAGAGCAGTAAAACAAGCACTAATAGAGGAAAAAGGCTATCTAACAGAACAATTACCGTCTCGTCAAACAATTGGAAACATCCTCAATCGAATGGGCTATGTTTTAAAAAAACACAAAAAACAAAACCTTTGA
- the gshB gene encoding glutathione synthase — MKIAFIIDPIEKLDPTHDSSVAMMEAAQNLGHEVYITTINQLSVVSGKAYGYLEEIKIKPVKLVDNHWQVDDNWYFLEKSAFLPLESCDAVFMRKDPPVNTPYLYATYILDLIDPQKTRVLNSPQGIRGANEKMYALQFSTVIPSTIVTQSKSVIAEFLEEKEAVILKPLGGKAGEGILFLQQGDRNFNSLIEISTKQGQEPIMVQEYLPSAKEGDKRIILLDGKPIGAVNRIPTGKEFRGNMAVGGRVAVTEITERELTICETLAPKLKEDGLFFVGIDVIGGYLTEVNVTSPTGIREIDRLNNVNLGETIINALINSY; from the coding sequence ATGAAAATTGCATTTATTATAGATCCGATCGAGAAATTAGATCCTACTCATGATAGTAGTGTTGCCATGATGGAAGCGGCGCAAAATTTAGGTCATGAAGTTTATATTACTACTATTAATCAGTTAAGTGTCGTTAGTGGTAAAGCCTACGGATATTTGGAAGAAATAAAGATTAAACCAGTGAAATTAGTAGATAATCACTGGCAAGTAGATGATAACTGGTATTTTTTAGAAAAATCAGCTTTTTTACCCTTAGAATCTTGTGATGCCGTGTTTATGCGCAAAGATCCACCAGTAAACACTCCTTATCTTTATGCTACTTATATTTTAGACTTGATCGATCCTCAGAAAACAAGAGTTCTTAATTCACCTCAAGGGATTCGTGGAGCAAATGAAAAAATGTATGCGTTACAATTCTCTACTGTCATTCCTAGTACCATAGTTACTCAGAGTAAATCTGTTATTGCCGAATTTTTAGAGGAAAAAGAAGCGGTAATCCTCAAACCTTTAGGGGGAAAAGCAGGAGAAGGTATTTTATTCTTACAACAAGGTGATCGCAATTTTAACTCTTTAATCGAAATCAGTACAAAACAAGGACAAGAACCGATAATGGTACAGGAGTATTTACCATCTGCCAAAGAAGGTGATAAAAGAATTATTTTATTAGATGGTAAACCCATTGGTGCAGTTAATCGAATTCCTACAGGTAAGGAGTTTCGAGGAAATATGGCAGTGGGAGGTAGAGTTGCAGTAACGGAAATAACGGAAAGAGAATTGACAATTTGTGAAACTCTTGCCCCTAAATTAAAAGAAGATGGTTTATTCTTTGTGGGAATCGATGTTATTGGTGGTTATTTAACGGAAGTAAATGTTACTAGCCCCACAGGAATTAGAGAGATCGATCGACTAAATAATGTTAATTTAGGAGAAACAATTATTAACGCTCTTATAAATAGTTATTAA
- the grxC gene encoding glutaredoxin 3, whose amino-acid sequence MSARVEIYTWSSCPFCIRAKGLLKQKQVDFIEYCIDGDNQARMEMSERANGRTSLPQIFVDDKHIGGCDDLYEINATGELDKLLQGIS is encoded by the coding sequence ATGAGCGCGAGAGTGGAAATTTATACTTGGAGTAGTTGTCCTTTCTGTATTCGTGCGAAAGGTTTGTTAAAACAAAAACAAGTAGATTTTATAGAATATTGTATTGATGGGGATAATCAAGCAAGAATGGAAATGTCAGAAAGAGCAAATGGGCGTACTAGCCTACCCCAGATTTTTGTGGATGATAAGCATATAGGGGGGTGCGATGATTTATATGAGATTAACGCTACAGGAGAATTAGATAAATTATTACAAGGAATTAGTTAA
- a CDS encoding NAD(P)H-quinone oxidoreductase subunit J, producing the protein MTEVNSTNENTENIENISIVQAGVTSQWLTENGFDHQSLEKDHLGVELIKVEPEYLIPIATALYAYGFNYLQCQGAYDLGAGKELVSFYHLLKVGDNITNPEEVRIKVYLNREDPKVSSVYWIWKAADWQERESYEMYGIIYEGHPNLKRLLMPEDWVGWPLRKDYISPDFYELQDAY; encoded by the coding sequence ATGACAGAAGTTAATAGTACTAACGAAAATACTGAAAATATCGAGAATATTTCGATCGTTCAAGCTGGTGTTACTTCTCAATGGCTAACGGAAAATGGTTTTGATCATCAATCCTTAGAAAAAGACCACTTAGGAGTAGAATTAATCAAAGTTGAACCTGAATACTTAATTCCGATCGCCACTGCCTTATATGCTTATGGATTTAACTATCTTCAGTGTCAAGGCGCTTATGATTTAGGTGCAGGAAAAGAGTTAGTAAGTTTTTATCATCTTCTTAAAGTAGGTGATAATATTACCAATCCTGAAGAAGTGAGAATTAAGGTGTATCTTAATCGGGAAGATCCAAAAGTTTCTTCTGTTTACTGGATTTGGAAGGCGGCCGACTGGCAAGAAAGAGAAAGTTACGAAATGTATGGAATCATTTATGAAGGACATCCGAATCTCAAACGTCTCTTGATGCCTGAAGATTGGGTGGGTTGGCCTTTACGCAAGGATTATATTTCTCCTGATTTTTACGAACTTCAAGACGCATATTAA
- a CDS encoding glutathione S-transferase family protein: MLELYQFELSQFSEKVRLILDYKGLEYKKIEVTPGIGQLEVFKLSGQRQVPVLKDGDIFIADSTEIALYLDSKYPEKPLIPAEGISRGQCLLMEEWADDSLGLKGRKAFMGALNHYPNFRTSFLPKNTPDIFKTFVSAFPSEIFNAIGMGLTLGNDIFKTAEKGLKKDLEALTLILQSQPYLIGDKPTLADFTVAALTTIIKFPPVAYFDLPLDLEGKGIPGIADNSAYEPFFTWRDRLYAEYRQPVDKSSSSNFNDGSGDSQPTSIEIE; the protein is encoded by the coding sequence ATGTTAGAACTATATCAATTTGAATTATCCCAATTTTCAGAAAAAGTTAGATTAATCCTCGACTATAAAGGCTTAGAGTATAAAAAAATTGAAGTTACCCCCGGTATTGGACAGTTAGAAGTGTTTAAACTTTCTGGACAAAGACAAGTACCTGTGTTAAAAGATGGTGACATTTTTATTGCTGATTCCACCGAAATCGCTTTATATTTAGATAGTAAGTACCCTGAAAAACCTTTAATACCTGCGGAAGGAATTTCTAGGGGACAATGTTTATTAATGGAAGAATGGGCAGATGATTCTTTAGGATTGAAAGGGCGTAAGGCTTTTATGGGTGCATTGAATCATTATCCTAATTTTAGGACTTCTTTTTTACCTAAAAATACTCCTGATATTTTCAAAACTTTTGTTAGCGCTTTTCCTTCAGAAATTTTCAATGCTATTGGTATGGGACTTACTTTAGGTAATGATATTTTTAAAACGGCAGAAAAAGGTTTAAAAAAAGATTTAGAGGCTTTAACTTTAATTTTACAAAGTCAACCTTATCTAATTGGTGATAAACCAACCTTGGCTGATTTTACAGTGGCGGCTTTAACTACTATTATCAAATTTCCTCCGGTAGCCTATTTTGATTTGCCTTTAGATTTGGAAGGTAAAGGTATCCCCGGTATTGCTGATAATAGTGCTTATGAACCCTTTTTTACATGGCGCGATCGACTTTATGCAGAATATCGTCAACCAGTAGATAAGTCTAGTAGTAGTAATTTTAACGATGGTAGTGGTGATAGTCAACCTACCTCGATCGAAATTGAGTAA
- a CDS encoding YciI family protein, with protein MAWFVKIEKGIVSKEIFDRYVEDHIIYVNKLVTDGYEAKTGYWAELGGGMMIFKANSRDEAESIVLNDPLVKNGCVEYELHQWQIVAG; from the coding sequence ATGGCTTGGTTTGTCAAAATTGAAAAAGGTATTGTTTCTAAGGAAATATTCGATCGATATGTGGAAGATCATATTATTTATGTTAATAAATTAGTTACCGATGGCTACGAAGCAAAAACAGGCTATTGGGCAGAATTGGGGGGAGGAATGATGATTTTTAAGGCAAATTCACGAGATGAGGCAGAATCGATCGTGCTTAATGATCCCCTTGTGAAAAATGGTTGTGTAGAATATGAATTGCATCAATGGCAAATTGTCGCGGGTTGA
- a CDS encoding transglycosylase domain-containing protein, with amino-acid sequence MSSTTIKRQTKNKKPHSSNFFVGVAKTAGGTFLGLTLLTTSAIAGGMVGLAISFRNLPDVRVLNNYVPSQTSYIYDIKGTLLTTFHGEEHRTTVPLTEISPQLKRAVMAIEDSNFYSHKGVNPHSVARAVVVNVQSGGVVEGASTLTMQLVKNVFLSHQRKFSRKLAEAVLALRVEQVFEKDEILEMYLNNIYWGHNNYGAETAAQSYFNKSAKDLNLAEGAMMAGIIQAPEVYSPFANYDIAKQRQALVLNRMVDIEWITPKEAEEAKKIPILVGKPRAWQSSKLPYVTDAVKQELIEKFGQDTITKGGVNVQTTIDYKLQTQAEEIVKNAHRNLRNSGVRADQVALVAIDPRTHFVKAVVGGIDYEKSQFNRVLQSRRQPGSAFKPFVYYTAFATGKYTPYSSVPNYSRGFREGGGYYYPQNYGGGRGGGNVSITNALAVSLNIPAVVLGQKVGLDKVIEVCRTLGIESPLQPVVSLPLGPIGVTPMEMAKAYATFANNGWQSETTMIMQVTDSMGNKMLDNTPNPKLVLNEWATASLNSTLQNVIQNGTATNANIGRPAAGKTGTTSGERDVWFVGYVPQLSTAVWIGNDDFNRTLGKGVTGGGYAAPIWRQFMNTALKNEPVKYFPSSSEFTKPKP; translated from the coding sequence GTGTCATCTACCACCATCAAACGACAAACTAAGAATAAAAAACCCCATAGCTCCAATTTTTTTGTGGGAGTGGCAAAAACTGCGGGAGGAACTTTTCTCGGTTTAACTTTATTAACGACATCGGCAATTGCTGGAGGAATGGTTGGTTTAGCAATTAGTTTTCGTAATTTGCCTGATGTAAGAGTATTGAATAACTATGTACCTTCCCAAACTAGCTATATTTATGACATAAAAGGTACTCTTTTGACAACCTTTCATGGAGAAGAGCATAGAACAACAGTACCTTTAACTGAAATATCACCGCAATTAAAAAGAGCAGTAATGGCGATCGAAGATAGTAATTTTTATAGTCATAAAGGGGTTAATCCCCATAGTGTGGCGAGAGCTGTAGTCGTTAATGTTCAAAGCGGTGGAGTGGTGGAAGGTGCATCAACCTTAACCATGCAATTGGTTAAAAATGTATTTCTCTCTCATCAAAGAAAGTTTTCCCGTAAATTAGCAGAAGCAGTATTAGCTTTACGAGTAGAGCAGGTATTTGAAAAAGATGAAATTTTAGAAATGTATCTCAATAATATTTATTGGGGTCATAATAATTATGGTGCAGAAACCGCCGCCCAAAGTTATTTTAATAAGTCAGCAAAGGATTTGAATTTAGCGGAGGGTGCAATGATGGCTGGTATAATTCAAGCCCCAGAAGTTTATAGTCCTTTTGCTAATTATGATATAGCGAAACAAAGACAGGCACTGGTACTTAATCGGATGGTGGATATAGAATGGATTACCCCAAAAGAAGCGGAAGAAGCCAAAAAAATTCCCATCTTAGTAGGTAAACCGAGAGCATGGCAAAGTAGTAAATTACCCTACGTTACTGATGCGGTTAAACAGGAGTTAATAGAAAAATTTGGGCAGGATACCATTACTAAGGGAGGCGTAAATGTTCAAACCACGATCGATTATAAACTACAAACTCAGGCAGAAGAAATTGTTAAAAATGCTCACCGTAACTTACGCAATTCAGGAGTTAGAGCCGATCAAGTTGCTCTAGTGGCGATCGATCCCCGTACTCATTTTGTTAAAGCGGTAGTAGGGGGTATTGACTACGAAAAAAGTCAATTTAACAGGGTGTTACAATCCAGAAGACAACCGGGATCTGCTTTTAAACCTTTTGTCTATTACACTGCTTTTGCCACAGGAAAATACACCCCTTATTCCAGTGTACCAAACTATTCCAGAGGTTTTCGAGAAGGGGGAGGATATTATTATCCTCAAAACTATGGAGGTGGCCGTGGAGGTGGAAATGTCAGTATTACCAACGCTTTAGCTGTTTCTCTAAATATTCCAGCCGTTGTGTTAGGGCAGAAAGTGGGATTAGATAAAGTAATCGAAGTTTGTCGTACCTTGGGCATTGAAAGCCCTTTACAGCCCGTTGTTTCTCTTCCTTTAGGCCCGATCGGTGTTACACCAATGGAAATGGCTAAAGCATACGCTACCTTTGCAAATAATGGTTGGCAATCGGAAACTACAATGATTATGCAAGTTACCGATAGCATGGGAAATAAAATGTTAGATAATACTCCTAATCCGAAATTAGTGTTAAATGAGTGGGCAACGGCTTCCTTAAATAGTACTTTACAAAATGTAATTCAAAATGGAACAGCTACCAATGCAAATATAGGAAGGCCGGCGGCTGGAAAAACAGGAACAACATCGGGGGAAAGAGATGTATGGTTTGTGGGTTATGTCCCTCAACTCTCTACGGCTGTGTGGATTGGCAACGATGATTTCAATCGTACTTTAGGAAAGGGAGTAACAGGAGGAGGATATGCCGCACCTATCTGGCGACAATTTATGAATACGGCATTAAAAAATGAACCTGTTAAATATTTTCCTTCATCTTCTGAATTTACTAAACCTAAGCCTTAA
- the ndhC gene encoding photosynthetic/respiratory NAD(P)H-quinone oxidoreductase subunit C has translation MFVLSGYEYFLGFLIVSSSVPILALTASKLLRPKTGGPERLTTYESGMEPIGGAWIQFNIRYYMFALVFVVFDVETVFLYPWAVAFNTLGLLAFVEALIFISILVVALVYAWRKGALEWS, from the coding sequence ATGTTTGTTCTTAGTGGCTATGAATATTTCTTAGGTTTTTTAATTGTTAGTAGTTCAGTACCGATTCTAGCGTTAACAGCGTCTAAGTTGTTACGGCCAAAAACAGGAGGCCCTGAAAGACTTACAACCTATGAGTCTGGAATGGAACCCATCGGCGGTGCTTGGATTCAATTTAACATCCGTTACTATATGTTTGCTCTTGTGTTTGTCGTTTTTGACGTAGAAACAGTATTTCTTTATCCTTGGGCAGTAGCTTTTAATACTCTAGGATTATTAGCTTTTGTTGAAGCCCTTATCTTTATTTCTATTTTGGTGGTTGCCTTGGTTTATGCTTGGCGCAAAGGTGCTTTAGAATGGTCATAA
- the metG gene encoding methionine--tRNA ligase, translating to MDSFNNSVSKNSFALTTPLYYVNGLPHIGSAYTTMIADVIARWHRLCGDDVLLVTGTDEHGQKIQRTAEESGIAPQQHCDRIANSFNNLWQKLDIQHDRFSRTTAKNHEAIVKEFFQRVWEENDIYLDQQQGWYCVACEEFKEKRELLEDNYCPIHTNLKAEWRDEQNYFFRLSRYQNQLEEFYQSNPDFIQPETRCNEVLNFVKQGLQDFSISRINVSWGFPIPNDPNHTIYVWFDALLGYITALLEDDEEPTIENAVKKWYPFDLHLIGKDILRFHAVYWPAMLMSAKLPLPKQVFGHGFLTKDGQKMGKSLGNTLDPFTLLDKYGSDAVRYYFLKEIEFGKDGDFNEIRFVNILNADLANDLGNLLNRSLGMLNKYCDGILPPITGKDISKDNISKQIGEAIKYRIFEGYKLYKFNLICEDALALVRSCNKFIDESAPWSLYKKGEQKEVEKILYVVLESVRLSAFMLAPVIPNISNKIYHQLGYNFDFNHKNLGIKTYIDRGHFEWGILPLNQNLPKPSPVFAKLELPTTISNQ from the coding sequence ATGGATAGTTTTAATAACTCTGTTTCAAAAAATTCTTTTGCTTTAACAACACCTTTATATTACGTTAACGGTCTTCCTCATATCGGTAGTGCTTATACTACCATGATTGCTGATGTCATTGCTCGTTGGCATAGGCTTTGTGGTGATGATGTTTTGTTGGTTACGGGTACTGATGAACATGGACAAAAAATTCAACGCACTGCCGAAGAATCAGGGATTGCTCCTCAACAGCACTGCGATCGAATTGCTAACAGTTTCAATAATTTATGGCAAAAACTTGATATACAACACGACAGATTTAGTCGAACTACGGCAAAAAATCATGAAGCTATAGTCAAAGAATTTTTCCAACGAGTATGGGAAGAAAATGATATATACCTTGATCAACAACAGGGGTGGTATTGTGTTGCTTGTGAGGAGTTTAAAGAAAAAAGGGAACTCTTAGAAGATAATTATTGTCCCATTCACACTAACTTAAAAGCGGAATGGCGAGACGAACAAAACTACTTCTTTCGTCTTTCTCGCTATCAAAATCAACTAGAGGAATTTTATCAGTCTAATCCAGATTTTATTCAACCAGAAACTAGGTGCAATGAGGTATTAAACTTCGTAAAACAAGGATTGCAAGATTTTTCTATATCTAGGATTAACGTTTCTTGGGGTTTTCCGATTCCGAATGATCCTAATCATACTATTTATGTTTGGTTTGATGCCCTTTTAGGTTATATTACCGCCTTATTAGAAGATGATGAAGAACCGACGATCGAAAATGCTGTAAAAAAATGGTATCCTTTTGATTTGCATCTTATCGGCAAAGATATTTTACGTTTCCATGCGGTTTATTGGCCGGCTATGCTAATGTCAGCAAAACTACCTTTACCAAAACAGGTATTTGGCCATGGATTTTTAACCAAAGATGGACAAAAAATGGGCAAGAGTTTAGGTAACACCCTTGATCCCTTTACTTTACTAGATAAGTACGGATCTGATGCCGTACGTTACTATTTTCTCAAAGAAATTGAATTTGGTAAAGATGGTGATTTCAATGAAATTCGTTTTGTGAATATTCTCAATGCAGATTTAGCAAATGATCTAGGAAATTTACTTAATCGTAGCTTAGGAATGTTAAATAAATATTGTGATGGTATTTTACCGCCTATTACGGGGAAAGATATTTCTAAGGACAATATTTCTAAACAAATTGGTGAGGCTATTAAATATCGTATTTTTGAAGGGTATAAACTTTATAAATTTAATTTAATTTGTGAAGATGCGTTAGCTTTAGTGCGTAGTTGTAATAAATTTATCGATGAAAGTGCCCCTTGGAGTTTATATAAAAAAGGAGAACAAAAAGAGGTAGAAAAAATCTTATATGTTGTATTAGAATCTGTAAGACTTTCTGCTTTTATGTTAGCTCCAGTTATTCCTAATATTAGCAATAAAATTTATCATCAGTTGGGCTATAATTTCGATTTTAATCATAAAAATCTAGGAATTAAAACTTACATCGATCGAGGTCATTTTGAGTGGGGAATTTTGCCTTTAAATCAGAATCTACCTAAACCTAGTCCAGTATTTGCTAAATTAGAATTACCAACAACGATCAGTAATCAATAA
- a CDS encoding NYN domain-containing protein, giving the protein MWDNFDSDPVFPPEQVLENRGRVAIFIDGSNLFYAALQLGVEIDYTKLLYRLTAGAKLLRAFFYTGVDRTNEKQQGFLLWMRRNGYRVIAKDLVQLPDGSKKANLDVEIAVDLMALVGSYDTAVLVSGDGDLAYAVDAVSYRGARIEVVSLRSMTSDSLINVADRYIDLDQIREDIQKTRKSNLTYDGFSPYHLIETRDSQDL; this is encoded by the coding sequence ATGTGGGATAATTTTGATAGTGATCCCGTTTTTCCACCCGAACAAGTCTTAGAAAACAGGGGACGAGTTGCCATTTTTATTGATGGTTCAAACCTATTTTATGCGGCTTTACAATTAGGAGTGGAAATCGATTACACTAAACTTTTATATCGTTTAACTGCCGGAGCAAAATTACTGAGGGCGTTTTTTTATACTGGAGTCGATCGTACTAACGAAAAACAACAGGGTTTCTTGCTGTGGATGAGACGTAACGGCTATCGAGTAATTGCGAAGGATTTGGTACAATTGCCTGACGGCTCAAAAAAAGCGAACTTAGATGTAGAAATTGCTGTGGATTTAATGGCTTTAGTTGGCTCTTATGATACTGCCGTGTTGGTTAGTGGTGATGGTGATTTAGCTTATGCGGTGGATGCCGTTAGTTATCGTGGTGCTCGTATCGAAGTTGTCAGTTTGCGATCGATGACCAGTGATAGTTTAATTAATGTAGCTGATCGATATATCGATTTAGATCAAATTCGGGAAGATATACAAAAAACTCGCAAATCAAATTTAACTTATGATGGTTTTTCTCCCTATCATCTTATCGAAACCCGTGATTCCCAAGATCTATGA
- the ndhK gene encoding photosynthetic/respiratory NAD(P)H-quinone oxidoreductase subunit K — protein sequence MTNFTPDLATLQKQTTDKILNPIARNQVTQDLSENIILTTVDDLHNWARLSSLWPLLYGTACCFIEFAALIGSRFDFDRFGLVPRSSPRQADLIITAGTITMKMAPALVRLYEEMPEPKYVIAMGACTITGGMFSSDSTTAVRGVDKLIPVDVYIPGCPPRPEAIFDAIIKLRKKVANESIQERGRIQSQTHRYYSTTHNMKAVEPILTGKYLQSDTRNNPPAELAAALGLPVLENTTTVKQEV from the coding sequence ATGACTAACTTTACTCCCGATTTAGCTACACTACAAAAACAAACCACAGATAAAATTCTTAATCCGATCGCCAGAAATCAAGTAACTCAAGATTTATCTGAAAATATTATCCTCACCACTGTTGATGATTTACATAACTGGGCAAGGCTTTCTAGTTTGTGGCCTCTACTTTATGGTACAGCTTGTTGTTTTATCGAATTTGCGGCTTTAATTGGTTCTAGGTTCGATTTTGATCGATTTGGGCTAGTACCTCGTTCCAGTCCTCGTCAAGCGGATTTAATCATCACTGCTGGAACAATTACTATGAAGATGGCACCGGCTTTAGTTCGTTTATATGAAGAAATGCCAGAACCTAAATATGTTATTGCGATGGGTGCTTGTACCATTACAGGAGGAATGTTTAGCAGTGACTCTACTACCGCAGTACGTGGGGTAGATAAATTAATTCCCGTTGATGTTTATATTCCCGGATGTCCTCCTCGTCCTGAAGCTATTTTCGATGCTATTATCAAGCTGAGAAAAAAAGTAGCTAATGAATCTATTCAAGAACGGGGTAGGATTCAGTCTCAAACCCATAGATATTATTCTACTACCCATAATATGAAAGCGGTTGAGCCTATTTTAACCGGCAAATATTTACAAAGCGACACGAGAAATAATCCTCCTGCGGAATTGGCGGCAGCTTTGGGATTACCTGTTTTAGAAAACACTACTACTGTTAAACAGGAGGTTTAA
- the pntA gene encoding Re/Si-specific NAD(P)(+) transhydrogenase subunit alpha: MTATLTDEKKIDSKKTSLTIGIPKEIYPNECRVSATPDTAIKLQKLGFTVLIETNAGEKASFTDRAYEQVGCTIIHNREELWQKGDIILKVRPPQPEEVNLLTEGKTLISFIYPAQNAELLAELSQKKATVFAMDAVPRISRAQKLDALSSMANIAGYRAVIEAANNFGRFFTGQITAAGKVPPAKVLVIGAGVAGLAAIGTAKSLGAIVRAFDTRLVVKEQIESLGGEFLELEFAEDGSGEGGYAKTMSKEFIDAEMALFAEQAQEVDIIITTALIPGKPAPKLITEEMVRSMRQGSVIVDLAAEQGGNCEVTKPNEVYKYNGITIIGLTDLPSRMASQSSQLYGTNLWHLLKDMGGNDNFIVNLEDEVIRGALVTYQGDVTFPPPKIVQPSPTKIVIPEAKIVTSESKKEKKSNTGLLWAALAILALIGIGVGAPESFLSHFTVFILAVFVGWQVIWNVTPALHTPLMSVTNAISGIIIIGGMLQISGESGSATSILGTIAILVGTINISGGFLVTQRMLKMFRRIDN; the protein is encoded by the coding sequence ATGACGGCAACTCTTACTGACGAGAAAAAAATAGACTCTAAAAAAACATCCTTAACAATAGGCATCCCTAAAGAAATTTATCCCAATGAGTGCCGAGTTTCCGCTACGCCTGACACTGCAATTAAATTACAAAAACTCGGTTTTACTGTCTTGATTGAAACTAATGCAGGAGAAAAAGCCAGTTTTACCGATCGAGCTTATGAACAAGTAGGGTGTACAATTATTCACAATAGAGAAGAATTATGGCAAAAAGGGGATATTATTCTCAAAGTGCGCCCTCCCCAACCTGAAGAAGTGAATTTGCTAACAGAAGGTAAAACCTTAATTAGCTTTATTTATCCTGCTCAAAATGCAGAATTATTAGCCGAATTAAGCCAAAAAAAAGCCACAGTCTTTGCAATGGATGCGGTACCTCGTATCAGTCGAGCACAAAAATTAGATGCTTTATCTAGTATGGCAAATATTGCAGGTTATAGAGCTGTTATTGAAGCTGCCAATAACTTTGGTAGATTTTTCACTGGGCAAATTACTGCCGCCGGAAAAGTACCCCCGGCAAAAGTCTTGGTAATTGGGGCAGGAGTTGCTGGATTAGCCGCCATTGGCACAGCGAAAAGTTTAGGTGCGATCGTACGAGCATTTGACACTAGACTGGTAGTAAAAGAGCAAATTGAAAGTTTAGGTGGTGAATTTTTAGAGTTAGAATTTGCGGAAGATGGCTCAGGAGAAGGCGGTTATGCTAAAACCATGAGTAAGGAGTTTATCGACGCAGAAATGGCTCTATTTGCGGAACAAGCCCAAGAAGTTGATATTATTATTACTACTGCCTTGATTCCGGGTAAACCTGCACCAAAATTAATTACTGAGGAGATGGTGCGTAGTATGCGTCAAGGTTCTGTTATAGTTGACTTGGCCGCCGAACAAGGCGGTAACTGTGAAGTTACAAAACCTAATGAAGTTTATAAATATAATGGAATAACGATTATTGGGTTGACGGATTTACCCAGTCGCATGGCAAGTCAATCAAGTCAGCTTTATGGTACTAATTTATGGCATTTACTCAAAGATATGGGGGGTAATGACAACTTTATCGTTAACCTTGAGGATGAAGTGATTCGAGGTGCCTTAGTAACCTATCAGGGGGATGTAACTTTTCCACCACCAAAAATTGTTCAACCTTCCCCAACAAAAATCGTTATACCAGAAGCAAAAATTGTTACTTCTGAGAGTAAAAAAGAGAAAAAAAGCAATACCGGTTTATTATGGGCGGCTTTAGCTATTCTAGCTTTAATTGGAATTGGAGTCGGGGCACCTGAATCTTTCCTATCTCATTTTACTGTATTTATTCTTGCTGTTTTTGTTGGTTGGCAAGTTATTTGGAATGTTACCCCCGCTTTGCATACACCCTTAATGAGTGTGACTAATGCTATCAGTGGAATTATTATCATCGGTGGGATGTTACAAATTTCTGGTGAATCAGGTTCAGCTACAAGTATATTGGGTACGATCGCTATTTTAGTCGGCACAATTAACATTTCAGGAGGATTTTTAGTTACTCAAAGAATGTTAAAAATGTTCAGGAGAATTGACAATTGA